In Psychrilyobacter piezotolerans, one genomic interval encodes:
- the recF gene encoding DNA replication/repair protein RecF (All proteins in this family for which functions are known are DNA-binding proteins that assist the filamentation of RecA onto DNA for the initiation of recombination or recombinational repair.), which produces MQILDMNMINFRNLDDEHLEFDRRFNLFLGKNGQGKTSILEAIYFTVTGKSFRTSKNKEMIKYGRHKMGAFVNYEDRIALKSISVKVDEKKKRYSYNRKPIKYDEFLGKLNIISFIPEDIELIIGSPSVRRSFFDYEIAQADPEYYLYLKSVSKLLKFRNKYLKDRNTKDPMFEIYNLEFIKYASLVVKKRIDYIKNVSRLLSLNYRKLFDGEKELTLGYKSFLGELKSPTLEEIGGKIRKSYEEVRDRELRYGYSLIGPQRDDFIFLLDNKEAKSYSSQGEKKSIVFALKISEIDMIIKEKKETPIFIIDDISSYFDSIRKGNILKYFQKREIQLFISSTSDLEIEAKRFHIHRGGIDG; this is translated from the coding sequence ATGCAAATCCTAGATATGAATATGATCAATTTTAGAAACTTAGATGATGAACATTTGGAATTTGATCGCAGATTTAACTTATTTTTAGGTAAAAACGGCCAGGGAAAAACCAGTATATTGGAGGCTATTTATTTTACGGTTACGGGGAAGAGTTTTCGAACCAGTAAAAATAAGGAAATGATAAAATACGGTCGCCATAAAATGGGAGCTTTTGTAAATTACGAGGATAGGATAGCACTGAAATCCATATCGGTAAAGGTAGATGAAAAGAAGAAAAGATATTCCTACAACAGGAAACCTATTAAGTATGATGAATTTTTGGGAAAATTAAATATTATATCTTTTATACCAGAAGATATAGAGCTTATTATTGGGTCACCCAGTGTGAGGAGATCGTTCTTTGACTATGAGATAGCTCAGGCAGATCCAGAGTACTATCTTTACTTAAAGTCGGTATCCAAGCTGTTAAAATTCAGAAACAAATATCTAAAGGATAGAAATACTAAAGATCCAATGTTTGAGATCTATAACTTGGAGTTTATAAAATATGCATCATTAGTAGTGAAAAAAAGGATTGATTATATAAAAAATGTTTCGAGATTGCTGTCCTTAAACTATCGAAAGCTGTTTGATGGGGAAAAAGAGCTGACCCTGGGGTATAAATCCTTTTTAGGAGAACTGAAATCTCCTACTTTAGAGGAGATAGGGGGGAAGATTAGGAAAAGTTATGAAGAGGTAAGGGATCGTGAACTGCGATATGGGTACTCCCTCATTGGTCCCCAGAGAGATGATTTCATCTTTTTGCTGGATAATAAGGAAGCTAAATCCTATTCCTCCCAAGGGGAGAAGAAATCCATAGTATTTGCCCTGAAAATATCTGAAATAGACATGATAATAAAGGAAAAAAAAGAAACACCTATCTTTATAATAGATGATATATCATCTTATTTTGACTCCATAAGAAAGGGAAATATATTGAAATATTTTCAAAAGAGGGAGATCCAGTTATTTATTAGTTCTACCTCGGACTTAGAGATAGAGGCTAAAAGATTTCATATACACAGAGGTGGAATAGATGGTTAA
- a CDS encoding DNA gyrase subunit A → MSNIITRYIEQEMKESYLDYSMSVIVSRALPDVKDGLKPVHRRILFAMNELGMTSDKPHKKSARIVGEVLGKYHPHGDSAVYNTMVRMAQDFNYRYELIDGHGNFGSIDGDSAAAMRYTEARMAKITRELLVDLDKNTIDYRKNFDDSLDEPIVLPAKLPNLLLNGATGIAVGMATNIPPHNLGELVDGILAVINNRLEIKGKKDGIVEGFEKIKGLITNSSEKIDAEIAFERIEKMISKAEVSDENKLLNTVEKIKAVVEKSIEENEALNLKLQKEREANEGEESIVVDGELSLSTFREVKEVISEILGGAARITSRDLIEYISGPDFPTGGIIDGKKGIYDAYTTGRGRVRVRGKVKIEEHKNGKSSIIINEVPFQVNKARMIEKIANLVKEKKVTGITDLRDESDRNGIRVVIETKRGEEPELILNKLYKYTELQNTFGIIMLALVDNVPKVLNLKEILDHYINHRFDVITRRTKFELEKAEKRSHILEGFRIALDNIGEIIKIIRGSKDANTAKDTLMEGYSFSEAQTRSILDMKLQRLTGLERDKIENEYNALIEIIKELNFILNNENKVYEIITEELEEIKENYSDERRTQIEESRLDINIEDLIADEKVIVTLTNKGYVKRISQDKYKAQKRGGKGVSSQNTVEGDFVENMYAASNLDTMMIYTDSGKVYSLKVYEIPEFSKQARGKLIENMINLGEDEKVRSIIKVRDFSEEHEVFFLTRNGIVKKTNLSQFKNINKSGLRAINLKDDDDLIFVGLVDTKESQVFVATRLGYSIKFPQDNVRSMGRSATGVKGITLRPEDEVVSGVIVEREDAKILTITENGYGKRTRISGYTSQSRGGKGVINIRVSARNGKVVDVKSVTDDEELLAITSNGVVIRTPVEDISLIGRATQGVKIMRVEDSEHVVSTIKVKRNLEELIEEELLEITEEKK, encoded by the coding sequence ATGTCAAATATAATAACTAGATATATAGAACAAGAGATGAAAGAATCATATTTGGACTACTCTATGAGTGTAATCGTAAGTAGAGCATTACCGGATGTAAAAGACGGATTAAAGCCGGTTCATAGAAGAATTCTTTTTGCCATGAATGAACTGGGAATGACCAGTGATAAACCACATAAAAAATCGGCTAGAATTGTCGGAGAAGTACTGGGTAAGTATCATCCCCATGGAGATTCGGCTGTTTATAATACCATGGTTAGAATGGCTCAGGATTTTAACTATAGATATGAGCTGATAGACGGGCATGGAAACTTTGGATCGATAGATGGAGATTCGGCGGCAGCCATGAGATATACAGAAGCAAGAATGGCTAAAATTACCAGAGAATTATTGGTAGATTTAGACAAAAATACCATAGATTATAGAAAAAACTTTGATGATTCATTGGATGAACCCATTGTATTACCTGCAAAACTACCTAACCTGTTATTAAATGGAGCAACTGGTATCGCAGTTGGAATGGCGACAAACATACCTCCTCATAACTTAGGAGAATTAGTAGATGGAATCCTGGCTGTTATAAATAACAGGCTGGAGATAAAGGGTAAAAAAGACGGGATAGTAGAAGGATTTGAGAAGATAAAGGGATTAATCACTAATTCTTCAGAAAAGATCGATGCAGAGATTGCTTTTGAAAGAATTGAAAAGATGATCTCAAAAGCTGAAGTATCGGATGAAAACAAATTATTGAATACCGTTGAAAAGATAAAGGCTGTTGTAGAAAAATCAATAGAAGAAAACGAAGCACTAAACCTTAAACTTCAAAAAGAAAGAGAAGCAAATGAAGGTGAAGAATCAATAGTTGTAGATGGAGAGTTATCTTTATCAACTTTTAGAGAGGTAAAAGAGGTGATTTCAGAGATCTTAGGAGGAGCAGCTAGGATAACTTCAAGAGATCTGATTGAATATATAAGTGGACCTGACTTCCCGACCGGTGGAATAATCGACGGGAAAAAAGGGATCTACGATGCTTATACTACTGGAAGAGGTAGGGTAAGAGTAAGAGGTAAGGTAAAGATTGAAGAGCATAAGAATGGGAAAAGTTCTATAATAATCAATGAAGTGCCATTCCAGGTAAATAAGGCCAGGATGATAGAAAAGATCGCTAACCTTGTGAAGGAAAAAAAGGTTACAGGAATAACCGACCTTAGAGATGAATCTGATAGAAACGGTATAAGAGTAGTCATAGAAACGAAGAGGGGAGAAGAACCTGAATTAATCCTAAATAAACTATATAAATATACTGAATTACAAAATACCTTTGGAATCATCATGCTGGCTTTAGTTGATAATGTACCAAAAGTATTGAACTTGAAAGAGATATTAGATCACTATATCAACCATAGATTTGATGTAATAACAAGAAGAACTAAGTTTGAATTGGAAAAGGCTGAAAAAAGATCTCATATCTTAGAAGGATTCAGGATTGCTCTGGATAATATCGGAGAGATAATCAAAATAATCAGGGGATCAAAAGATGCTAATACAGCTAAGGACACTCTTATGGAAGGGTATTCATTTAGTGAAGCCCAGACAAGATCGATCCTGGATATGAAATTACAAAGATTAACCGGATTAGAGAGAGATAAAATAGAAAATGAATACAATGCTCTGATTGAAATAATCAAAGAATTAAACTTTATTTTAAACAATGAAAATAAGGTATATGAGATAATAACAGAGGAATTAGAAGAGATCAAAGAAAACTATTCAGATGAAAGAAGAACTCAAATAGAAGAATCTAGATTAGATATCAATATAGAGGACTTAATTGCAGATGAGAAGGTAATCGTAACTCTGACTAACAAAGGTTATGTAAAGAGAATAAGCCAGGATAAGTATAAAGCACAGAAAAGAGGCGGAAAGGGTGTAAGCAGCCAAAATACCGTAGAGGGTGACTTCGTAGAAAACATGTATGCTGCTTCTAATCTTGATACCATGATGATCTATACAGACAGCGGAAAGGTATACAGCTTAAAAGTATATGAAATCCCAGAATTTTCTAAACAGGCCAGAGGTAAATTAATTGAAAATATGATTAATTTAGGAGAAGATGAGAAGGTAAGATCTATAATAAAAGTTAGAGATTTTTCTGAAGAACATGAAGTATTCTTCCTGACTAGAAATGGTATAGTAAAGAAAACCAACCTGAGCCAGTTTAAAAATATCAATAAATCTGGTTTACGTGCCATCAACTTAAAAGATGATGACGATCTGATCTTCGTTGGGTTAGTAGATACCAAAGAAAGTCAGGTATTCGTAGCTACAAGACTGGGGTATTCTATAAAGTTCCCGCAGGATAATGTAAGATCTATGGGAAGATCCGCCACAGGTGTAAAAGGAATCACTCTGCGTCCAGAAGATGAGGTAGTATCAGGAGTAATAGTTGAACGTGAAGATGCTAAGATCCTGACTATAACTGAAAATGGATATGGAAAAAGAACGAGAATAAGCGGTTACACCAGCCAATCCAGAGGTGGAAAAGGTGTAATCAATATCAGGGTAAGTGCCAGAAACGGAAAGGTTGTAGATGTCAAATCTGTAACTGATGATGAAGAATTATTGGCTATCACTTCAAATGGGGTAGTAATCAGAACTCCGGTGGAGGATATATCTTTAATTGGAAGAGCAACTCAAGGTGTAAAAATCATGAGAGTAGAGGATTCGGAACATGTAGTTTCGACTATAAAGGTAAAAAGAAATCTGGAAGAACTTATTGAAGAGGAACTTTTAGAGATAACAGAAGAAAAAAAATAA
- a CDS encoding DUF721 domain-containing protein encodes MVKNLVDVSDLMGTAITKSRLLKEGILKSEWDKIVGELSKKSFVIFLKQGKLFVGVENSIWIQQMNFQKQSIIKKTNEFLGGDYVSEIIFKIGKKDTKDYFLKKKERDDSIDLDSLTLTHEEYLQMEEELVGIENDLIKKQTRVVLEKSYKRKKYLKLHGYRQCKCGIYYSSTEPMCAICMNKEVLKLEETLMRAFKNRKMLKYSQAVREIETLTEKEYNRIKLKKLSKIKKNIDIYLRDGKDNLAFELSKLYFTIDLGGLEDEYIERRAEEFIQLLKK; translated from the coding sequence ATGGTTAAAAATCTGGTAGATGTCAGTGATCTCATGGGAACAGCTATAACTAAGAGCCGGCTCCTGAAGGAAGGTATTTTAAAATCAGAATGGGATAAGATAGTGGGGGAACTCTCAAAAAAAAGTTTTGTTATTTTCTTGAAACAGGGAAAGCTTTTTGTAGGGGTAGAAAATTCTATCTGGATTCAGCAGATGAATTTTCAAAAACAATCTATCATAAAGAAAACCAATGAGTTTTTAGGTGGAGATTATGTAAGCGAGATAATCTTTAAAATTGGAAAAAAAGATACTAAAGATTATTTTTTAAAGAAAAAAGAAAGAGATGATTCCATAGACCTGGACAGTTTGACTTTAACCCATGAAGAATATTTACAGATGGAAGAGGAGCTTGTGGGGATTGAGAATGATCTCATAAAGAAGCAGACAAGGGTTGTTTTGGAAAAATCATATAAACGAAAAAAATATCTGAAACTTCATGGATATAGGCAGTGTAAGTGTGGGATCTATTATAGTTCAACCGAGCCGATGTGTGCCATATGTATGAATAAAGAGGTTTTAAAATTAGAAGAAACTCTCATGAGAGCATTTAAAAACAGGAAGATGCTGAAATACTCCCAGGCTGTAAGGGAGATAGAAACCCTGACAGAAAAGGAATATAACAGGATAAAATTAAAAAAACTATCCAAGATAAAAAAAAATATAGATATCTACCTGAGGGACGGGAAGGATAATCTGGCTTTTGAGCTGTCTAAACTATATTTTACAATAGATTTAGGTGGGTTAGAGGATGAATATATAGAGAGAAGAGCAGAGGAATTTATACAACTGTTAAAGAAATAA
- the yaaA gene encoding S4 domain-containing protein YaaA encodes MEKIQITTEYIKLDQLLKWANVVGSGSDAKHVITEEMVKVNGEIETRRGKKIRVGDIVEFEGKKIEVIA; translated from the coding sequence ATGGAAAAGATACAAATCACAACGGAATATATTAAATTAGATCAATTGTTGAAGTGGGCTAACGTAGTAGGAAGCGGATCGGATGCGAAACACGTAATTACTGAAGAGATGGTTAAAGTAAATGGTGAGATAGAAACTAGAAGAGGAAAGAAGATCCGTGTAGGAGATATCGTAGAATTTGAAGGTAAAAAGATAGAAGTAATAGCGTAA
- the gyrB gene encoding DNA topoisomerase (ATP-hydrolyzing) subunit B has protein sequence MSNNYKAEDITVLEGLEAVRKRPGMYIGSTSERGLHHLVWEVVDNSVDEALAGHCDKITINVLEDNVIEVIDNGRGIPTGMHPKHGKSALEIVLTVLHAGGKFENDNYKVSGGLHGVGISVVNALSEWMEVYVKREGEIFHQRLERGKPMFDVKTIGKTKETGTRIVFKADDEIFETLIYSFETLKNRLKELAYLNKGLEIVLTDSRKEEKVEETLKFDGGIIDFLAELEDGNEKLIKEPIYMNGEAEGVIVEIAMTYTIKQRESIFSFVNNINTHEGGTHVSGFRTALTRVVNDVAKTMGLVKERDGNFQGSDIREGMTAIISLKVPDPQFEGQTKTKLGSSEVTSIVSGIVGKYLKMHLEDTPADARNVIEKILMSKKAREAAKKARELVMRKSALEVGSLPGKLADCSSKKPEESEVYIVEGDSAGGSAKQGRDRHTQAILPLRGKILNVEKAGLHRALENTEVRAMITAFGAGMNDEMNLDKLRYHKIIIMTDADVDGAHIRTLILTFLFRYMHDLITNGNIYIAQPPLFKITAGRSVQYAYTDKQMKDATDLLNIENRRFTLQRYKGLGEMNPEQLWETTMDPDTRTLLQVSIDDAVEADKLFDKLMGDKVEPRKKFIEEGAEFVKNLDI, from the coding sequence ATGAGTAATAATTATAAAGCGGAAGATATAACGGTTTTAGAAGGACTGGAAGCCGTTAGAAAAAGACCGGGAATGTATATTGGTTCTACATCTGAAAGGGGATTACACCATCTTGTATGGGAAGTAGTAGATAACTCAGTAGATGAAGCCTTGGCAGGCCACTGTGACAAGATAACCATAAATGTACTGGAAGACAATGTAATTGAGGTAATTGATAATGGAAGGGGAATTCCCACAGGAATGCATCCTAAACATGGAAAATCAGCACTGGAGATAGTATTGACAGTTCTGCATGCTGGTGGTAAGTTTGAAAACGATAACTATAAGGTATCAGGGGGACTTCACGGAGTGGGAATCTCAGTGGTAAATGCCCTCTCTGAATGGATGGAAGTCTACGTAAAGAGGGAAGGAGAAATTTTCCATCAAAGACTGGAAAGAGGAAAACCTATGTTTGATGTAAAAACAATAGGTAAAACTAAGGAAACAGGTACCAGGATAGTTTTTAAAGCTGATGATGAGATCTTTGAAACTTTAATCTATAGTTTTGAAACTTTAAAAAACAGATTAAAAGAACTGGCATATTTAAATAAAGGCTTAGAGATAGTACTTACCGATTCCAGAAAAGAAGAAAAAGTAGAAGAAACATTAAAATTTGATGGTGGTATAATCGATTTCCTGGCTGAATTAGAAGATGGGAATGAAAAATTAATTAAAGAGCCTATCTACATGAATGGAGAGGCCGAAGGGGTAATCGTAGAGATTGCTATGACCTACACAATAAAACAAAGGGAAAGCATATTTTCATTTGTTAATAATATAAATACCCATGAAGGGGGGACCCATGTAAGTGGATTTAGAACAGCTCTTACTCGTGTAGTAAATGATGTAGCTAAAACTATGGGACTTGTAAAAGAAAGAGATGGGAACTTCCAAGGTAGTGATATCAGAGAGGGTATGACGGCGATTATATCTCTAAAGGTACCAGACCCGCAATTTGAAGGACAGACTAAGACTAAATTAGGAAGTTCGGAAGTTACCAGTATAGTTTCTGGAATTGTAGGTAAGTATCTAAAAATGCATTTAGAAGATACTCCTGCAGATGCAAGAAATGTAATCGAGAAGATTTTGATGTCTAAAAAAGCAAGGGAAGCAGCTAAAAAAGCAAGGGAATTAGTAATGAGAAAATCAGCTTTAGAAGTTGGATCATTACCTGGAAAACTTGCAGACTGTTCATCTAAAAAACCTGAGGAATCTGAAGTTTATATAGTAGAGGGAGACTCAGCAGGGGGATCAGCAAAGCAGGGAAGAGACAGACATACCCAGGCTATCTTACCGCTCCGTGGAAAAATATTAAATGTAGAAAAAGCTGGATTACATAGAGCCCTTGAAAATACAGAGGTAAGAGCTATGATAACAGCATTTGGTGCCGGAATGAACGATGAAATGAATCTTGATAAATTAAGATATCATAAGATCATAATCATGACCGATGCCGATGTAGATGGAGCTCATATAAGAACTTTAATTCTAACATTCTTATTTAGATATATGCATGATTTAATAACAAATGGAAACATATATATCGCCCAGCCTCCGTTATTTAAGATAACAGCAGGAAGATCGGTACAGTATGCTTATACAGACAAACAGATGAAGGATGCAACAGATCTGCTTAATATAGAAAATAGAAGATTTACCCTTCAAAGATATAAGGGATTGGGAGAGATGAATCCAGAACAATTATGGGAAACGACAATGGATCCAGATACAAGAACACTATTGCAGGTAAGTATAGATGACGCTGTAGAAGCTGATAAGTTATTCGATAAATTAATGGGTGACAAGGTAGAACCTAGAAAGAAATTTATCGAAGAAGGAGCCGAATTCGTAAAGAACTTGGATATATAG